Proteins encoded in a region of the Podospora pseudopauciseta strain CBS 411.78 chromosome 6, whole genome shotgun sequence genome:
- a CDS encoding hypothetical protein (EggNog:ENOG503NX74; COG:S), whose protein sequence is MNADLDGLYEGVHRQANKYGRPFNSKSYGPYFLLGGSRYTAEEDFAQAGLIRRFRIKIDLWSKGMVDEVIRQRNRDLIETAYLRLPPRRVWMLIKLIRLMFLAGPDKPVDLKLAKSEFEGPEDTISRVHHLVTPEVLNDLLWRTHINDMYSRRNHGVDIWARQNGGWDLAAWEMPFLHHIRGA, encoded by the exons ATGAACGCAGATCTTGACGGTCTATACGAAGGAGTTCACAGGCAGGCAAACAAATATGGAAGGCCATTCAACTCGAAGTCTTATGGCCCATACTTTCTCCTTG GTGGCTCACGGTACACAGCAGAGGAGGACTTTGCACAGGCTGGCTTGATACGAAGATTCAGAATCAAGATTGACCTCTGGTCTAAAGGGATGGTTGATGAAGTTATTCGGCAGAGAAACAGGGACTTGATCGAGACTGCCTACCTTCGGCTCCCGCCACGACGTGTTTGGATGCTCATCAAGCTGATCAGACTGATGTTCCTTGCCGGTCCGGATAAGCCGGTAGACCTAAAGCTAGCAAAAAGCGAATTCGAGGGTCCAGAGGATACGATTTCACGGG TCCACCATCTTGTCACACCCGAAGTCCTAAACGACCTTCTCTGGAGGACTCACATCAACGACATGTATTCGAGACGGAATCATGGCGTTGACATTTGGGCCAGGCAGAACGGCGGCTGGGATCTTGCAGCGTGGGAGATGCCGTTTTTGCATCACATACGGGGTGCGTAG
- a CDS encoding hypothetical protein (EggNog:ENOG503P424; COG:P), which yields MKSLTFFTLRLLQIALLVACLAFAVEAARGSSSGGGRSGSSSSGSGRSGSSFGGGGSSTGFGSGYYPSNNDNDGTSSSSGSHNSNSNFNSNSASSTNAYFGTGNAGGYRYRYRNGNNNSRAPFDTQQAMNYRTIHGILASLAMVVLFPIGSILLRVLPGKWGFWVHVIFQVLATIIYISGAALGIYLVNMIRIPSGSLLSNTSTNYHPILGLVLLVLFLIQPVLGVVHHLKFRKVQKRQIWSQLHLANGRGSIIIGIITGGLGLHLSQATNQKKTVYAAVAGVIGAIWIGVSVWAELKRKKKLTDTEKAKEGEDESMVRRKSGEEVKTGVTAWDIMK from the exons ATGAAGtccctcaccttcttcaccctccgCCTGCTCCAAATCGCGCTCCTCGTCGCGTGCTTAGCTTTCGCCGTGGAGGCAGCccgtggcagcagcagcggcggcggtagAAGTgggtcctcctcttccggcAGCGGTAGAAGTGGGTCCTccttcggcggcggcggcagcagcaccggCTTCGGAAGTGGGTATTACCCtagcaacaacgacaacgacggcacatcctcctcttccggcAGCCACAA ctccaactccaactTCAACTCCAACTCGGCGTCATCAACAAACGCCTACTTTGGCACCGGCAACGCAGGCGGCTACCGCTACCGCTACCGcaatggcaacaacaactcccGCGCCCCGTTCGACACGCAACAAGCGATGAACTACCGCACCATCCACGGGATCCTCGCCTcgctggcgatggtggttCTTTTCCCCATTGGGTCGATCCTTCTCCGGGTGTTGCCTGGGAAGTGGGGGTTCTGGGTGCATGTCATTTTCCAGGTGTTGGCCACCATCATTTACATTAGCGGTGCTGCGCTGGGGATTTACCTCGTCAACATGATCAGGATTCCTTCTGGGTCTTTG CTGTCGAATACATCAACAAACTACCACCCTATTCTCGGTCTTGTCCTCCTCGTTCTGTTTCTCATCCAGCCCGTCCTCGGCGTGGTGCACCATCTCAAGTTCCGCAAGGTGCAAAAGCGCCAGATCTGGTCCCAGCTCCACCTGGCCAACGGCAGGggcagcatcatcatcggcatCATCACCGGTGGCTTGGGTCTGCATCTATCTCAAGCCACGAACCAGAAAAAGACTGTGTACGCCGCTGTGGCAGGTGTTATTGGCGCCATCTGGATTGGTGTCTCCGTTTGGGCTGAGCTGAagcggaagaagaagctgactGATAccgagaaggccaaggagggggaagatgaGAGTATGGTCAGAAGGAAAAGCggtgaggaggtcaagaCGGGGGTTACGGCTTGGGATATTATGAAGTGA
- a CDS encoding hypothetical protein (EggNog:ENOG503NX74; COG:S), protein MATQMLLVFGSVQQLGQLPRWHPTSPQYQHFVPQFLLRNFSHPYKPDGPTKGRKFQKGMFPKDKVVRHVDFAVDPPVICESPVNRILGLVNMYDNPNKPTALQREVEILFSKLEHQASQIFRKISKAFEQKSTVVSMSRAERDLMRKFLFLLMYRNRGFHTRFNHATPDGYNENDKELVREYMRKNNIITPLDVWLDGIKTIIELPMDPGKKWLGVLMGKMYPQDAMWFWLHVEFSYMAILTPAEDGDEFILTDNAYAIFEGPNTSALDAETQEVIDTEYLPLHTFAPISPKLLIVLRADIFPDPLEDADERVREARKLMRLACRAPLESPGSEKVRSLLADLPISKARNNYTVIVDSRLELKAGQPPKRRQTDRFDFTIFPVKQNHVNMINGILLDSCAPCTSIVFESRDAFARTLEWYLTAPCSMGKVLGGKHKETRRRALFKLEAISRALGSQKETKWEDVEEVVMNNIEQWRAENLDKQ, encoded by the exons ATGGCGACACAGATGCTACTCGTCTTCGGAAGCGTGCAGCAGCTTGGGCAATTACCCCGCTGGCACCCGACT AGCCCCCAATATCAACACTTTGTCCCTCAGTTCCTCCTTCGTAACTTCTCTCACCCCTACAAGCCAGATGGACCAACCAAAGGCCGCAAATTCCAAAAGGGGATGTTCCCAAAAGACAAAGTCGTTCGGCACGTTGATTTCGCGGTTGATCCGCCTGTTATTTGTGAGAGTCCCGTCAACCGGATCTTGGGACTGGTCAACATGTACGACAACCCGAACAAGCCAACCGCTTTGCAACGAGAAGTCGAGATCCTGTTCTCCAAACTTGAGCATCAAGCTAGCCAGATCTTCCGCAAGATCAGCAAGGCTTTCGAGCAGAAAAGTACCGTGGTTTCAATGTCACGAGCTGAACGCGATCTCATGCGCAagttcctcttcctcctcatgTACCGGAACAGAGGGTTTCATACCCGCTTCAACCATGCCACGCCCGACGGGTACAACGAGAATGATAAGGAGCTTGTGCGCGAGTACATGCGCAAGAACAATATCATCACGCCACTGGATGTGTGGCTCGACGGGATCAAGACCATCATCGAGCTCCCTATGGACCCGGGAAAGAAGTGGctgggggtgttgatgggcAAGATGTACCCTCAAGACGCCATGTGGTTCTGGTTACACGTTGAGTTCTCCTACATGGCTATTCTCACCCCTGCAGAGGATGGCGACGAGTTTATTCTGACCGACAACGCGTATGCGATATTCGAAGGCCCCAATACTTCTGCGCTGGACGCGGAGACGCAGGAAGTCATTGATACTGAATATCTTCCCCTTCATACATTTGCACCTATTTCACCCAAGCTCTTGATCGTGCTCCGAGCCGACATATTTCCCGATCCCCTGGAAGACGCTGATGAGCGTGTTAGGGAGGCGCGGAAACTTATGCGATTAGCATGTCGTGCCCCTTTGGAATCCCCAGGCTCGGAGAAGGTTCGCTCATTGCTGGCGGACCTTCCCATCTCAAAAGCTCGAAACAACTACACGGTGATCGTTGATAGCCGACTTGAGCTCAAAGCCGGGCAGCCTCCTAAAAGACGTCAAACAGACAGATTCGACTTCACCATCTTCCCTGTCAAACAAAACCACGTCAACATGATCAACGGGATTCTTTTGGACAGTTGTGCCCCTTGTACAAGCATCGTGTTTGAGTCTCGTGACGCCTTTGCCCGCACACTCGAGTGGTATCTCACTGCACCTTGCAGCATGGGCAAAGTGTTGGGTGGGAAACACAAGGAGACCCGCCGCCGGGCTTTGTTCAAGTTGGAGGCCATCTCCCGAGCCTTGGGTTCGCAAAAGGAAACCAAGTGGGAAGATGTAGAAGAAGTTGTGATGAACAATATCGAGCAGTGGCGAGCAGAGAACCTTGACAAGCAATGA